A single region of the Tursiops truncatus isolate mTurTru1 chromosome 18, mTurTru1.mat.Y, whole genome shotgun sequence genome encodes:
- the LOC117308806 gene encoding cytochrome c oxidase subunit NDUFA4, which yields MIRQIIGQAKKHPSLIPLFLFIGAGGTGAALYVLRLALFNPDVSWDKKNNPEPWNKLGPNDQYKFYSVNVDYSKLKKEGPDF from the coding sequence ATGATCCGCCAGATCATCGGTCAGGCCAAGAAGCATCCTAGCTTGATCCCCCTCTTCCTATTTATTGGAGCGGGAGGTACTGGAGCAGCACTGTATGTTTTGCGCCTGGCGTTGTTCAATCCAGATGTCAGTTGGGACAAAAAGAATAACCCAGAACCCTGGAACAAACTGGGTCCCAATGATCAGTACAAGTTCTACTCAGTGAATGTAGATTACAGCAAACTGAAGAAAGAAGGTCCAGACTTCTAA